A DNA window from Danio aesculapii chromosome 14, fDanAes4.1, whole genome shotgun sequence contains the following coding sequences:
- the slitrk4 gene encoding SLIT and NTRK-like protein 4 isoform X1, which yields MLLLVLLAFSISGSFCDLDSDLRAETCSACSCMSIENVLYVNCEKITVYRPTQLHPPASSLYHLNFQNNLLYILYPNSFVNFTHAVSLQLGNNKLQNIEGGAFVGLSALKQLHLNNNELKELRADTFRGIENLEYLQADYNLIKFIEKGAFNKLHKLKVLILNDNLIQSLPENIFRFASLTHLDIRGNRIQKLPYLGVLEHIGRIVELQLDDNPWNCTCDLLPLKAWLENMPYNIFIGEAICETPSDLYGRLLKETNKQELCPMGTGSDFDVRMPPSQPEGGLTMSNMAPSTIAPLVTKAPKTTNPSKIYGNGIVAGNPAGKNGQIVSYQTRIPPLSCPQPCTCKAHPSDFGISVSCQERNIQSLADLIPKPPNAKKLHLSGNYIRDISPTDFQGFEGLDLLHLGSNQISTVQKGVFANLTNLRRLYLNGNQLEQLHPEMFIGLSNLQYLYLEYNAIKEVLAGTFDTMPNLQLLYLNNNVLRSLPAYIFAGVSLARLNLKNNHFMTLPVSGVLDQLKSLTQIDLDGNPWECSCDLVALKLWLEKLNEGVAAKGVKCASPVQFSNIELRELKNEIMCPKLVARPPFILTSATPVLTSLSPAGVGKAPPSGPVPLSIMILSILVVLILTVFVAFCLLVFVLRRNKKPAGRQEGLGNQECGSMPLQIRRHNHKSNKKDDLGGETFIPQTIEHMSKAHTCGIRDSDSGYKFIDSERQKMMLRNSADQDKDSLSLDPRKRLSTIDELDEFLPGRDTMFLHNFLESKKDFSSIGVSGFEIRYPEKPHDKKMKKSLIGGNHSKIVIEQRKSDYYELKAKMGTPDYLQVLEEQTALSKF from the coding sequence ATGCTGCTGCTTGTTCTGTTGGCCTTTTCCATATCGGGTTCATTTTGTGACTTGGATTCGGACCTCAGAGCTGAGACCTGCAGCGCTTGCTCCTGCATGTCCATCGAAAACGTCCTTTATGTGAACTGTGAGAAAATAACTGTGTACAGACCTACACAGCTGCATCCGCCAGCATCCAGCCTCTACCATTTGAATTTCCAGAACAACCTTTTGTACATCCTTTACCCCAACTCTTTTGTGAATTTCACACACGCAGTCTCACTCCAGCTGGGGAACAACAAACTCCAGAACATTGAGGGAGGGGCCTTTGTGGGGCTCAGTGCATTGAAACAGTTGCACTTAAATAACAATGAGTTAAAAGAGCTACGTGCTGACACTTTCCGAGGGATCGAGAACTTGGAATACCTCCAGGCTGACTACAATTTAATCAAGTTTATTGAGAAAGGAGCCTTCAACAAATTACATAAACTGAAGGttctcattttaaatgacaatctAATTCAAAGCCTACCTGAGAACATTTTCCGATTCGCCTCCCTTACTCACTTGGACATAAGAGGGAATAGGATACAGAAGCTTCCTTATCTTGGGGTTTTGGAGCACATTGGGCGGATAGTGGAATTGCAGTTGGATGACAACCCGTGGAATTGCACTTGTGATTTGTTACCTTTGAAAGCTTGGTTGGAAAATATGCCCTATAACATTTTCATTGGGGAGGCCATCTGTGAGACCCCCAGTGACTTGTATGGCCGACTCTTGAAGGAGACTAACAAGCAGGAGCTGTGCCCCATGGGGACAGGCAGTGACTTTGATGTACGGATGCCCCCCTCCCAGCCAGAGGGTGGGCTAACTATGTCTAACATGGCACCTTCAACCATAGCACCTTTAGTGACCAAAGCACCCAAAACCACCAATCCCTCCAAAATATATGGCAATGGTATTGTCGCTGGCAACCCAGCTGGTAAAAATGGCCAAATTGTGTCCTATCAAACACGAATCCCTCCCCTTTCTTGTCCCCAGCCCTGCACGTGCAAAGCTCACCCCTCTGATTTTGGCATTAGTGTCAGCTGTCAAGAGAGAAACATCCAGAGCCTGGCAGATCTTATACCTAAACCACCGAATGCCAAGAAATTGCATCTTAGTGGCAATTACATCCGAGATATCAGTCCCACGGACTTCCAAGGGTTTGAGGGTTTAGATTTATTGCATTTGGGCAGCAATCAAATATCCACAGTCCAAAAAGGTGTCTTTGCAAATCTCACCAATCTCCGTAGGCTCTACCTAAATGGAAATCAGCTCGAGCAGCTGCACCCTGAAATGTTTATTGGGCTTAGTAACCTCCAATATCTCTATTTGGAGTACAATGCCATAAAGGAGGTGTTAGCAGGGACATTTGACACTATGCCAAATTTGCAGCTCTTGTACCTGAATAACAATGTGCTCAGAAGCTTGCCTGCGTACATCTTTGCAGGGGTTTCTCTTGCCAGATTGAATCTAAAGAACAACCACTTCATGACTCTGCCTGTGAGTGGCGTCCTAGACCAGCTCAAATCTCTCACTCAAATAGACTTGGATGGCAACCCTTGGGAATGCTCCTGTGATTTAGTAGCTTTGAAACTGTGGCTCGAAAAACTGAATGAAGGGGTCGCAGCCAAAGGGGTCAAGTGTGCGTCTCCAGTGCAGTTTTCCAACATTGAGTTGAGAGAGCTGAAAAATGAGATCATGTGCCCGAAGCTTGTAGCCAGGCCTCCTTTCATCCTGACTAGTGCCACCCCTGTTCTCACATCATTGTCACCTGCTGGAGTTGGCAAGGCACCCCCCAGTGGCCCTGTACCCCTGTCTATTATGATCCTGAGCATACTGGTAGTACTGATCCTCACTGTCTTTGTGGCCTTCTGCCTGCTGGTCTTTGTGCTGAGACGGAACAAAAAGCCAGCAGGGAGACAGGAGGGTCTCGGCAACCAGGAGTGCGGCTCGATGCCTCTCCAGATCAGGAGGCACAATCACAAATCAAACAAGAAGGACGACCTGGGCGGAGAGACCTTCATCCCACAGACCATCGAGCACATGAGTAAAGCTCATACGTGTGGAATTAGAGACTCTGATTCAGGCTACAAATTTATAGACTCAGAGAGACAGAAAATGATGTTACGCAACAGTGCAGACCAAGACAAGGACTCTCTATCCCTGGACCCCAGGAAGAGATTGAGTACCATCGACGAGCTGGACGAGTTCTTACCGGGACGAGACACCATGTTTCTTCACAACTTCTTGGAGAGCAAAAAGGATTTCAGCAGTATAGGGGTGAGTGGCTTTGAGATCCGTTACCCCGAGAAACcacatgacaaaaaaatg
- the slitrk4 gene encoding SLIT and NTRK-like protein 4 isoform X2 has protein sequence MLLLVLLAFSISGSFCDLDSDLRAETCSACSCMSIENVLYVNCEKITVYRPTQLHPPASSLYHLNFQNNLLYILYPNSFVNFTHAVSLQLGNNKLQNIEGGAFVGLSALKQLHLNNNELKELRADTFRGIENLEYLQADYNLIKFIEKGAFNKLHKLKVLILNDNLIQSLPENIFRFASLTHLDIRGNRIQKLPYLGVLEHIGRIVELQLDDNPWNCTCDLLPLKAWLENMPYNIFIGEAICETPSDLYGRLLKETNKQELCPMGTGSDFDVRMPPSQPEGGLTMSNMAPSTIAPLVTKAPKTTNPSKIYGNGIVAGNPAGKNGQIVSYQTRIPPLSCPQPCTCKAHPSDFGISVSCQERNIQSLADLIPKPPNAKKLHLSGNYIRDISPTDFQGFEGLDLLHLGSNQISTVQKGVFANLTNLRRLYLNGNQLEQLHPEMFIGLSNLQYLYLEYNAIKEVLAGTFDTMPNLQLLYLNNNVLRSLPAYIFAGVSLARLNLKNNHFMTLPVSGVLDQLKSLTQIDLDGNPWECSCDLVALKLWLEKLNEGVAAKGVKCASPVQFSNIELRELKNEIMCPKLVARPPFILTSATPVLTSLSPAGVGKAPPSGPVPLSIMILSILVVLILTVFVAFCLLVFVLRRNKKPAGRQEGLGNQECGSMPLQIRRHNHKSNKKDDLGGETFIPQTIEHMSKAHTCGIRDSDSGYKFIDSERQKMMLRNSADQDKDSLSLDPRKRLSTIDELDEFLPGRDTMFLHNFLESKKDFSSIGYF, from the coding sequence ATGCTGCTGCTTGTTCTGTTGGCCTTTTCCATATCGGGTTCATTTTGTGACTTGGATTCGGACCTCAGAGCTGAGACCTGCAGCGCTTGCTCCTGCATGTCCATCGAAAACGTCCTTTATGTGAACTGTGAGAAAATAACTGTGTACAGACCTACACAGCTGCATCCGCCAGCATCCAGCCTCTACCATTTGAATTTCCAGAACAACCTTTTGTACATCCTTTACCCCAACTCTTTTGTGAATTTCACACACGCAGTCTCACTCCAGCTGGGGAACAACAAACTCCAGAACATTGAGGGAGGGGCCTTTGTGGGGCTCAGTGCATTGAAACAGTTGCACTTAAATAACAATGAGTTAAAAGAGCTACGTGCTGACACTTTCCGAGGGATCGAGAACTTGGAATACCTCCAGGCTGACTACAATTTAATCAAGTTTATTGAGAAAGGAGCCTTCAACAAATTACATAAACTGAAGGttctcattttaaatgacaatctAATTCAAAGCCTACCTGAGAACATTTTCCGATTCGCCTCCCTTACTCACTTGGACATAAGAGGGAATAGGATACAGAAGCTTCCTTATCTTGGGGTTTTGGAGCACATTGGGCGGATAGTGGAATTGCAGTTGGATGACAACCCGTGGAATTGCACTTGTGATTTGTTACCTTTGAAAGCTTGGTTGGAAAATATGCCCTATAACATTTTCATTGGGGAGGCCATCTGTGAGACCCCCAGTGACTTGTATGGCCGACTCTTGAAGGAGACTAACAAGCAGGAGCTGTGCCCCATGGGGACAGGCAGTGACTTTGATGTACGGATGCCCCCCTCCCAGCCAGAGGGTGGGCTAACTATGTCTAACATGGCACCTTCAACCATAGCACCTTTAGTGACCAAAGCACCCAAAACCACCAATCCCTCCAAAATATATGGCAATGGTATTGTCGCTGGCAACCCAGCTGGTAAAAATGGCCAAATTGTGTCCTATCAAACACGAATCCCTCCCCTTTCTTGTCCCCAGCCCTGCACGTGCAAAGCTCACCCCTCTGATTTTGGCATTAGTGTCAGCTGTCAAGAGAGAAACATCCAGAGCCTGGCAGATCTTATACCTAAACCACCGAATGCCAAGAAATTGCATCTTAGTGGCAATTACATCCGAGATATCAGTCCCACGGACTTCCAAGGGTTTGAGGGTTTAGATTTATTGCATTTGGGCAGCAATCAAATATCCACAGTCCAAAAAGGTGTCTTTGCAAATCTCACCAATCTCCGTAGGCTCTACCTAAATGGAAATCAGCTCGAGCAGCTGCACCCTGAAATGTTTATTGGGCTTAGTAACCTCCAATATCTCTATTTGGAGTACAATGCCATAAAGGAGGTGTTAGCAGGGACATTTGACACTATGCCAAATTTGCAGCTCTTGTACCTGAATAACAATGTGCTCAGAAGCTTGCCTGCGTACATCTTTGCAGGGGTTTCTCTTGCCAGATTGAATCTAAAGAACAACCACTTCATGACTCTGCCTGTGAGTGGCGTCCTAGACCAGCTCAAATCTCTCACTCAAATAGACTTGGATGGCAACCCTTGGGAATGCTCCTGTGATTTAGTAGCTTTGAAACTGTGGCTCGAAAAACTGAATGAAGGGGTCGCAGCCAAAGGGGTCAAGTGTGCGTCTCCAGTGCAGTTTTCCAACATTGAGTTGAGAGAGCTGAAAAATGAGATCATGTGCCCGAAGCTTGTAGCCAGGCCTCCTTTCATCCTGACTAGTGCCACCCCTGTTCTCACATCATTGTCACCTGCTGGAGTTGGCAAGGCACCCCCCAGTGGCCCTGTACCCCTGTCTATTATGATCCTGAGCATACTGGTAGTACTGATCCTCACTGTCTTTGTGGCCTTCTGCCTGCTGGTCTTTGTGCTGAGACGGAACAAAAAGCCAGCAGGGAGACAGGAGGGTCTCGGCAACCAGGAGTGCGGCTCGATGCCTCTCCAGATCAGGAGGCACAATCACAAATCAAACAAGAAGGACGACCTGGGCGGAGAGACCTTCATCCCACAGACCATCGAGCACATGAGTAAAGCTCATACGTGTGGAATTAGAGACTCTGATTCAGGCTACAAATTTATAGACTCAGAGAGACAGAAAATGATGTTACGCAACAGTGCAGACCAAGACAAGGACTCTCTATCCCTGGACCCCAGGAAGAGATTGAGTACCATCGACGAGCTGGACGAGTTCTTACCGGGACGAGACACCATGTTTCTTCACAACTTCTTGGAGAGCAAAAAGGATTTCAGCAGTATAGGG